From the Candidatus Paceibacterota bacterium genome, the window AGAAAAACCCTAATCCCCCTTTTTTCATAAAGGGTATGAATCCTGAGATAAAAAAGCTGCTAAAGACCCTGAAAATTAATTTATTGGTGGTAGCCGGTACGGGCGCTGCCCTCTATCCTTTCAGTGCAATTAAGAACATTCCGATTATTTTATTAAATATATTCGGGCAACCCAATGTTCAGGATAATATCCGCTTTCACCTTTGCATTTCCAAGGAAGTGGCGGCCAAACTCTCTCCTATCGTGCCGGAAAATAAAATCAAAGTGTTGCCAGTTCCTTCCGAAAGACCACCAGCTGAGTCAAAAAAGATGGGAGAAGACCTGAGAAGACAATTTAATATTAAGGAGACCGATATGGTCTTCGGACGAATTGGCCGGACGGATAACGGAATTTTTGACAAGATCGGCATTGGTGCTTTCAAAAAAGTAGTGGCTGAGAATCCAACCGCTCACTACCTTATAATGTCTCCCCCTTCGAAGTTGAAAGAAATTGTTCAACAAGAAGGAATTCCCAATGTTCACTTTCTGCCTTCTTCGTCCAGTGAAAAAGACATCTGGGCATTCCATCAATCTATTGATGCTCTGGCGCACTTTCGTCACGACGGTGAATCATTTGGCCTGAATATTGTTGAATCAATGCTTTGTGGAAAACCGATTATCACTCATCGCTCTCACATCTGGAATGCTCAATTGGAGTATCTGGAGCCGACATTTTCACGAGTGGCAGACAAAGATGACGCGGAGCAGTACGCGAATTTTATGGAAGAATTTATTCAATTGAAGAAGGCGGGCCGGCTCGAGGCTTTGGGAGAGGCGGCCCGCCAGAAAGCGGAAAGATTTTTGATTGAAAATAACATTTCTCGTTTTGAAAAGTGGCTTGATGAATCTGTAGTAAAATAAAGTAATGGAAGGATTCATCAGGTACTTCAAAAATACCGGTTGGTTATTAAGCCAGCGGCTTTTTGGCATGGTTATTGGTTTCTTCGTTACCGCTATTGTGGTGCGCTATTTAGGACCGGTCAATAACGGAATTCTTAATTACGCTATCAGCTTCGTCGGTCTTTTTGGCTTCCTGGCCTCTCTTGGACTCGATCAAGTAATCTATCGGGATTTAATCAAATATCCGGAGCGGGAAAATGAATTTCTAGGTACCAGTATTATCTTGCGGCTGGCAGCCGGCTTTCTGGCCATGCTTTTGGCTATTTCCTTCGGACGCATTTTTAATAGCGACCAGACCATTTTCTATACAATGGCCATCGTCTCCCTAGCCTTTGTTTTTCAGGCTTTCAGCATTATCATTTATTCTTTTCAGGCTAAAGTCGAGTCACATCTACCTTCAATTGCCACCATGATTGTAGTGGTGATTCTAGCCATCTTAAAACTTCTGGTAGTTTATTATCACAAGGGAGTTTTCTATTTTGGAGCTATTTATACTCTGGAGCCATTTCTCTACGCCGTTTTTTTTATCTTCTTTTATCAAAAATATTATTCCTCGCCCTTGCGCTGGAATTTTAATAAGAATTTGGCTAGAGAGATCGTCATTGAAGCTTTCCCGCTGATGCTCTCTGTCGTTTTTACCACTATTTATTCCCGAATTGACCAAGTCCTTCTAAATTACATGATTGACGTAAAGGCCGTCGGTATTTATGATCCGGCCGTTCGACTTTCGGAATTATGGTATTTTATTCCGGCTATTCTAACCGGCTCACTTTTCCCTTCCATTATTAACGCTTATCAGACGGACGAGAAGCTTTACGCCAAACGGTTAATCAGATTAACTCTCTTGCTCATGGCCTTGTCAGCTTCAGCTGGAATCTTTGTTACGATCCTTGCTCATTTCCTAATGAATCTGGTTTTCGGGCCGGCTTTCGTGACGGGTTATCGTGTCCTTCAATTGTACGTTTGGTCCGGTCTCGGAGTCGGGATTGGTTTTGTCATCAATCAATTTTTAATCACAGAAAAGATGGTGCGATATGTTCTTTACAGCTCAATCATCGGCATGCTCTTAAATGTCATATTAAACCTCTTACTTATTCCTAGTCACGGCATTAACGGCTCGGCTCTAGCCACTTTAATTTCTTATATTTTGGGGCCACTTTCCGTGATGTTGTTTCCTCGAGTACGGAAAAGAGTGGCCGTCCTCTTTAGAATTGCCCAGCTATGATCAATATCATCTCTCGTTCAGTTTTAGAAAAAAAGGTTCGCGGTCCGAAAAAAGTCGTCACTAACTTAATGGCCGGCCTTGATCAAATCGGTTTTCCTTATGTTTTAAATCGGGCTCTGGATTCTACCAATATGCTTTGGGTACACGACGATATTCAAGCTCTATCCGAGATAAAAAATCTACCGGAAAGAGTAAAAGTATTGATGGGTCCGAATTTATTTATTAATCCGGAAGAAATTCCATCAAACCTCGATTTGAATCGAGCGCTTTATTTACAGCCATCACAAGAGGTAGCGAATATTTGGAGAACGCGTGGCTTTAACCAAACTGAAATTGCCGTCTGGCCAGCCGGAGTAGATACTGATCAATTTAAACCACAAAACTCTACGAAAAATACCGTTATGATTTATTTTAAAATGCGTCAGCCATCTGAACTCGAAAAAGTAATAACGGAAGTTAAAAAATATTCTCCTTATAAAGTATTTGTTTACGGAGATTACAAAGAAGATGATTTTAAAAAGGCTTTGGCGGAAACTAAATATATTATCTGGCTGGGTTGCCCCGAGAGTCAGGGGTTGGCGCTCTTGGAGGCTTTATCAATGAATATTCCGATTTTAGTGGTGGATGAAGGTAAAAAAGAGTATGGAGTAAAGCTAACCTCGGCACCCTATTTCTCGGAACAGTGCGGCCGGAAAATCGAAAGCTTAGACGATTTTCCGGCCGCCCTCTCCCTCTTCGAGAAAGATTGGCCCACTTACGCACCCCGCCAGTTTATTCTGCAAAATCTCAATCTGGAAAAACAGGCTCACGAGTTTTTAAATTTTTACCAGGATCATTTTGGCTATTCCATTGATCAGGGTAAACACGAAAGACTTCAAAATAACAAAGGCTGGCGAAATAATAGTCCGTGGTTCAGGTTCTACCTGCGTCTGAAAGAAATGCTAAAATAGATGCATGAAGAGCGAACGCCCAAACATCTTAATCAGACTTTGGCGATTGCTTTATCACGACTATATCTATAAACCGCGGGAAAAACGCTGGATTAAAATGGTGCTAGAAAAAACCCAAGACAAAGAAATAAAAACCTATGAGTAAAGAGTTGGTTTTAGAAATCAAAAACGGCGGCATTGGCGATCACCTTTTTTATAGCCATATTCCTCGGATTGCCAAGGAAACTGGCGCTTACGAGAAGGTCTATCTTTCGAATCGCTCTAATCTCCGAAATCCAGATTATCGGCATTTTCTTTGGGAGCTAAATCCCCACCTTGACGGCTTTATTGACAAAGGCGGTCGCTACCCTACTTTTCAGGCTGTTCGGGAGGGATCTAATATTCTTGATGAAATCATGTTAGAACTTGGGCTTGATGATGGCAAACGCTATCACGAGCCGGAGCTTTATTATCAGCCAAAAATGATTCGAGCCTTGGAAAACAGCGTTCTTTACGATCCGAATTATTTAAGCAGTGCCGGTTTTGTCACCGCTCCGACTCTAATCAATTATTTAAAAGACCATCAAATTCAAGTGAACGCCCAATTAATTATTCGTTCCGGTCCTTCAATCCCCATTTTAGATTTTGATTATTATCTGAAAACTACTTCTTTTGAAAATTTTATTGACATCCTTTATTCGGTTAAGGAGCTTTACTGTCTGGTCACTGGTACCGCCACTTTGGCTTCCGCCCTAAAAAGAAAGGCTACAGTTTTTTACACCAAAGACCAGATGCCGATGTTTAGGCATTCTAAAATTAATAATTATGTAGAGCTACAGGCGCCGCCTCTAGCCAGAATTTAAAAAAATGATTATCGTCAAATTAAAAGGCGGTATGGGCAACCAAATGTTTCAATATGCTCTGGCTCGACGACGGGCGGAAGATTTAAAAGCCCCTTTTAAATTGGATATAACGGGTTTTGAAAATCAGCCTTCTATTGAGACAAAAAGAGACTATCAACTTCATCATTTCAATATCATTGAAAATTTCGCTACTCCTGAAGAAATCCGGAAGATAAAATATCCGTGGGGCTTTTTTTCAAAATTAAAAAAGGCTGTTATGGGTAAAATCTTACGGCATCAGCACATTGGCTATGAGGCGGAAATTCTTAAGAAAAAAGGGGATGTTTATTTAGATGGATATTGGCATAATGAAAAATACTTTCAATCAATTAGAAGCATTCTGGAGTGGGAATTTAGCTTAAAAGAGCCTCTTTCAGAAGCTGGAGAGCGGGCGGCGGCCGAAATTAAAGCGGCCGGCGCCTCCGGTAAAAGCGCCGTCTCACTTCATGTCCGACGCGGGGATTACGCCAGCGATCCGGCCACTCATAAATATCATGGACTAATGACCACCGAATATTACGGCGGAGCTATTGAGATAATTAAAAGTAGGGTCGGCGATATTAAAGTCTTCGTCTTCTCGGATGAGATTGAGTGGGTTAAGGAGCACATTCCCCTAAAAGATGAACATTATTTTGTTACCAATCCAAAGATCCCCTTCTATGAAGAGGTGTATTTGATGAGTCTTTGCGAGCACAACATTATTGCCAATTCAAGCTTTAGCTGGTGGGCAGCCTGGCTAAATCAAAACCCCAATAAAATTGTGGTGGCTCCTAAAAAGTGGCTGGCTAAAACAGGCAACGATTATTATCACGAAATTCCAGACAGCTGGATCAAGATATAAATATGGAGGACCAAAATCCGCTTGTCAGTATTATCATGCTTACCTACAATCGGGCTAAATATATTAGCGCCGCTATTGAGAGCGTGATCAATCAAAATTTTGCTAATTGGGAATTATTGATTGTTGACGGAGGCTCTCGCGACAATACGGAAAATATTATTTCTAAATATTTAAACGATCCGAGAATTAAATATCACAAACTGGAAAATAACATGGGCTTAACCGGCAACCGCAATCAGGCTTTGAAGCTGGCGCGCGGTAAGTATATTGCCGTTTTAGACAGCGATGACGTCTGGATCAGCGATGAGAAGCTTGGGGCTCAAGTGAAATTTTTAGAAGAAAATAAAAATTATGTTTTAGTCGGTACCAATTTTGAACGCATTGATGAAAGTGGCCGTCGCCTTGAAAAGGTGACAGTGGCTATTACTGATCAGGAAATTCGAAATAACATTCTATTAAGAAATGAATTTGCTCATAGCAGTGTAATTTTTCTGAAAGAAAAATTACAAAATACAGACTTTTTGCCAGAAAGCGTGGATCCAAAAGTGATATCTGTATACGATCCTTCCCTTTTCATCTGGGAAGACTACGACCTATGGCTTCGCCTTGGTCTCCTCGGCAAAATGGCCAATCTACCGGAATTCATGACTG encodes:
- a CDS encoding glycosyltransferase family 2 protein yields the protein MEDQNPLVSIIMLTYNRAKYISAAIESVINQNFANWELLIVDGGSRDNTENIISKYLNDPRIKYHKLENNMGLTGNRNQALKLARGKYIAVLDSDDVWISDEKLGAQVKFLEENKNYVLVGTNFERIDESGRRLEKVTVAITDQEIRNNILLRNEFAHSSVIFLKEKLQNTDFLPESVDPKVISVYDPSLFIWEDYDLWLRLGLLGKMANLPEFMTAYRKHTGSISGARKIKGALTNLKIIKRYKKFYPHYFKAWLKGWFRVLARAIGF
- a CDS encoding alpha-1,2-fucosyltransferase; amino-acid sequence: MIIVKLKGGMGNQMFQYALARRRAEDLKAPFKLDITGFENQPSIETKRDYQLHHFNIIENFATPEEIRKIKYPWGFFSKLKKAVMGKILRHQHIGYEAEILKKKGDVYLDGYWHNEKYFQSIRSILEWEFSLKEPLSEAGERAAAEIKAAGASGKSAVSLHVRRGDYASDPATHKYHGLMTTEYYGGAIEIIKSRVGDIKVFVFSDEIEWVKEHIPLKDEHYFVTNPKIPFYEEVYLMSLCEHNIIANSSFSWWAAWLNQNPNKIVVAPKKWLAKTGNDYYHEIPDSWIKI
- a CDS encoding flippase; the protein is MEGFIRYFKNTGWLLSQRLFGMVIGFFVTAIVVRYLGPVNNGILNYAISFVGLFGFLASLGLDQVIYRDLIKYPERENEFLGTSIILRLAAGFLAMLLAISFGRIFNSDQTIFYTMAIVSLAFVFQAFSIIIYSFQAKVESHLPSIATMIVVVILAILKLLVVYYHKGVFYFGAIYTLEPFLYAVFFIFFYQKYYSSPLRWNFNKNLAREIVIEAFPLMLSVVFTTIYSRIDQVLLNYMIDVKAVGIYDPAVRLSELWYFIPAILTGSLFPSIINAYQTDEKLYAKRLIRLTLLLMALSASAGIFVTILAHFLMNLVFGPAFVTGYRVLQLYVWSGLGVGIGFVINQFLITEKMVRYVLYSSIIGMLLNVILNLLLIPSHGINGSALATLISYILGPLSVMLFPRVRKRVAVLFRIAQL
- a CDS encoding glycosyltransferase family 4 protein codes for the protein MSLSEFNKKIKSQRKIYWLLREWYVVFYITFSRWLDRPASNSKKRILFYHDDILGFGGTEKFLQILAKYLNKEKYDVYLLYKNFREIKSGYGERLNYVREGGVITVPFDLKEKNPNPPFFIKGMNPEIKKLLKTLKINLLVVAGTGAALYPFSAIKNIPIILLNIFGQPNVQDNIRFHLCISKEVAAKLSPIVPENKIKVLPVPSERPPAESKKMGEDLRRQFNIKETDMVFGRIGRTDNGIFDKIGIGAFKKVVAENPTAHYLIMSPPSKLKEIVQQEGIPNVHFLPSSSSEKDIWAFHQSIDALAHFRHDGESFGLNIVESMLCGKPIITHRSHIWNAQLEYLEPTFSRVADKDDAEQYANFMEEFIQLKKAGRLEALGEAARQKAERFLIENNISRFEKWLDESVVK